A stretch of the Malus domestica chromosome 08, GDT2T_hap1 genome encodes the following:
- the LOC139198099 gene encoding uncharacterized protein: protein MVIGTRSKNQVLIPYDPEPERSARKLAREKYLAQDSNLGDTFLKDLFRDPESSTSIFQPLAPVAHMALALPAAGQPLRNSLAARINAVPRCIIYPDVEDGTSFEIKPHILNILPSFHGLPNSDPNMHLVDFIEACDNTIIRGFSSEAIKLHLFPFSLKDKAKAWLHFLPANSITTWTELQDKFLNKFFPSSKTLALKKEILAFAQRPNESFHEAWERYNEMYTKCPHAGFDSNLQMNIFYNGLNATTKSQVNASAGGSLMSKSAREAFELFDMMASESQQWTEEQTQKRGVFEISQSSPNVSAQIAKMEKNFNAKFVALMQVSSMPNAQEACIICSETTHDITQCPNKDSYPELVQEHVNMVNNFIRPRSDPYSNTYNPGWKNHPNLSWGGNQQPRQYQQSYQSTSETKKPSLEDQMSQLAQHMSVISNSTNTFVQSTQTSIQNLTASVGNLETQVGQLATMFNEREKGKFPSQSEQNPRGMKHCKVIQTLKSGKSYDNREVVHHEAKVEEEELTESAPLAAKSRSEAISEAGIPDPSASDKVQSRPNSDSNKEKGLGSLFAPSDKPPYKPPLPFPQRQQQRSKDQQCIEFMKTLAKVQINLPLLDAIKQIPSYAKFLNELCSKKKKFLEYEKVILSEQCSVVLLHKLPPKKKDLGSFTISCTIGSLDFHKVLIDLGASVNLMPYSVFQKLGEGELKPTFVSLQLADRSVTYPLGILEDVIIKVDKFYLPADFIVLDMEDDKEVPLILGRPFMATALTLIDMEACTLTLRVQGESVVFKLFEAVKRHFEPEECFRVDVLDGIVHANLPHDHLMMSC, encoded by the coding sequence ATGGTAATTGGAACAAGGTCCAAGAATCAAGTGCTTATTCCTTACGACCCTGAACCAGAGAGAAGTGCAAGGAAGTTAGCTAGAGAAAAATATTTAGCACAAGATTCCAACCTTGGTGATACTTTTCTTAAGGATTTGTTCCGTGATCCTGAGAGCAGCACATCTATTTTCCAACCTTTGGCACCAGTTGCACACATGGCCCTAGCCTTACCTGCAGCAGGTCAACCTTTAAGGAATTCATTGGCAGCGAGGATCAATGCAGTGCCAAGGTGCATTATATATCCAGATGTGGAAGATGGGACATCCTTTGAAATCAAACCTCACATCCTCAACATATTGCCATCCTTTCATGGGTTGCCAAACAGTGATCCCAACATGCATTTGGTTGATTTTATTGAGGCATGTGACAACACCATAATCAGAGGTTTCTCTTCTGAAGCTATCAAGTTACACTTGTTCCCATTCTCTTTGAAGGACAAAGCCAAGGCGTGGCTGCATTTTCTGCCTGCCAATAGCATTACAACATGGACAGAATTGCAAGACAAATTTCTCAATAAGTTTTTTCCTTCATCCAAGACTCTTGCACTCAAGAAAGAGATATTAGCTTTCGCTCAAAGGCCAAACGAGTCTTTCCATGAAGCTTGGGAACGGTATAATGAGATGTACACAAAATGTCCTCATGCTGGGTTTGAttctaaccttcaaatgaaCATATTTTATAATGGTCTCAATGCCACCACCAAGAGTCAAGTGAATGCATCTGCTGGAGGGTCATTAATGTCAAAATCAGCAAGGGAAGCATTTGAGTTATTTGATATGATGGCTTCGGAATCCCAACAATGGACAGAagaacaaacacaaaagagGGGAGTTTTTGAGATTTCTCAGAGTTCTCCTAATGTTTCTGCTCAAATTGCTAAAATGGAAAAGAATTTTAATGCCAAATTTGTTGCCTTAATGCAGGTCTCTTCCATGCCCAATGCCCAAGAAGCGTGCATCATTTGTAGTGAGACAACTCATGACATCACTCAATGCCCCAACAAGGATAGCTACCCTGAGCTTGTGCAAGAGCATGTGAATATGGTGAATAATTTCATTAGACCCAGAAGTGACCCTTATTCCAATACATATAATCCTGGGTGGAAGAACCATCCCAATCTCAGTTGGGGTGGCAACCAACAGCCACGTCAATACCAACAGTCTTACCAATcaactagtgagactaagaaaccATCTCTTGAAGACCAAATGTCACAGCTAGCTCAACATATGTCTGTTATCTCTAATAGCACCAACACTTTTGTCCAATCCACACAAACTAGCATTCAGAATCTCACGGCTTCAGTGGGGAATTTGGAGACTCAAGTTGGACAGCTTGCTACCATGTTCaatgaaagagagaaaggaaagttCCCGAGCCAATCTGAGCAAAATCCAAGAGGGATGAAGCATTGCAAAGTAATACAGACATTGAAAAGTGGCAAGAGCTATGACAACAGAGAAGTGGTGCACCATGAAGCcaaagtggaagaagaagagcttACTGAAAGTGCGCCATTAGCTGCAAAGTCTCGGTCAGAGGCTATTTCTGAAGCAGGTATTCCAGATCCTAGTGCAAGTGATAAAGTGCAATCTCGACCCAACTCTGATTCAAACAAGGAAAAAGGCCTTGGTAGTTTATTTGCACCTTCTGACAAGCCACCATACAAGCCACCTTTGCCATTTCCACAAAGGCAGCAACAACGTTCCAAGGATCAACAATGCATTGAATTCATGAAGACGTTGGCTAAGGTTCAAATTAATTTGCCTCTATTAGATGCTATTAAACAGATCCCATCATATGCCAAATTTCTGAATGAGCTATgttctaaaaagaaaaagttcttGGAATACGAGAAGGTGATTTTATCTGAGCAATGCAGTGTTGTCCTCTTACATAAGCTACCACCCAAGAAGAAAGATCTGGGGAGTTTCACTATCTCTTGTACTATTGGTAGTCTTGATTTTCATAAAGTATTGATTGATTTAGGAGCAAGTGTTAACCTTATGCCTTATTCTGTTTTTCAAAAATTAGGTGAAGGAGAACTCAAGCCCACATTTGTGAGTCTTCAATTGGCAGATAGGTCCGTGACATATCCTTTGGGTATTCTGGAAGATGTGATTATTAAAGTGGATAAATTCTATCTCCCAGCTGATTTCATTgtacttgacatggaggatGATAAGGAAGTGCCTCTCATTTTAGGCCGACCGTTCATGGCCACCGCCCTGACACTTATTGATATGGAAGCATGTACTTTAACCCTAAGAGTGCAAGGAGAATCAGTTGTATTCAAACTCTTTGAAGCTGTCAAGCGTCATTTCGAACCTGAAGAGTGCTTTCGTGTTGATGTTTTGGATGGGATTGTGCATGCAAATTTGCCTCACGATCATCTAATGATGAGCTGTTAA